The proteins below come from a single Coregonus clupeaformis isolate EN_2021a unplaced genomic scaffold, ASM2061545v1 scaf3136, whole genome shotgun sequence genomic window:
- the scnm1 gene encoding sodium channel modifier 1 isoform X1, which produces MSFKREGNDQSQLNILKKRRVADLLSNFIPEDEAALMKNGRYTCLVCSYRPVFDTVDMLTVHRKGKRHLEGMKWFYGKKTQLKNEISKRQHENYIQAEDSRQEPSSSAPLLTQTRKLTHHALLKTVPYNSCHKKTSTKSEKGSTSSTPDCDISPSSTRLSSPHQTSVETIRDTDIMSLPSSNSNIAVNQGSCPIGRNKEVCKESHPTATQESEPMTAQRRREMEHYLKLKSAGWLQDRSGQWVKDENVEFDSDEEEPSSLPSSPPSDSTPPPYHNP; this is translated from the exons ATGTCGTTTAAAAGAGAGGGCAATGATCAGAGTCAATTGAATATCCTCAAG AAACGGCGTGTTGCAGATCTCCTGTCCAATTTCATTCCAGAGGATGAGGCAGCCTTGATGAAAAATGGAAG ATACACCTGCCTTGTGTGTTCATACCGCCCTGTTTTTGATACAGTTGACATGCTGACAGTACACAGAAAGGGGAAAAGACATCTCGAAG GGATGAAGTGGTTTTATGGAAAGAAAACTCAACTGAAAAATGAGATATCTAAACGACAACATGAAAACTATATTCAAGCTGAAGATAGCCGCCAG GAGCCCTCTAGTTCTGCCCCCCTGTTGACACAGACACGTAAACTCACCCACCATGCCTTACTGAAGACTGTGCCATACAACAGTTGTCACAAAAAGACAAG TACAAAGTCTGAAAAAGGGTCAACTAGTTCCACTCCAGACTGTGACATCAGCCCCTCCAGCACAAGACTATCATCACCACATCAAACATCAGTGGAGACGATAAGAGATACAGACATCATGTCATTACCCAGTTCCAACAGTAATATAGCAG TCAATCAGGGATCGTGTCCAATCGGGAGAAATAAGGAAGTGTGTAAGGAGTCTCATCCAACAGCAACCCAGGAGTCGGAACCTATGACAGCTCAAAGGAGGCGAGAGATGGAGCATTACCTCAAATTGAAAAG TGCGGGATGGCTGCAGGACAGGAGTGGCCAGTGGGTAAAGGATGAGAATGTGGAGTTTGATTCAGATGAAGAGGAACCCTCATCACTCCCATCCTCTCCCCCCAGTGACTCAACACCACCACCTTACCACAATCCCTAG
- the scnm1 gene encoding sodium channel modifier 1 isoform X2, translating to MKNGRYTCLVCSYRPVFDTVDMLTVHRKGKRHLEGMKWFYGKKTQLKNEISKRQHENYIQAEDSRQEPSSSAPLLTQTRKLTHHALLKTVPYNSCHKKTSTKSEKGSTSSTPDCDISPSSTRLSSPHQTSVETIRDTDIMSLPSSNSNIAVNQGSCPIGRNKEVCKESHPTATQESEPMTAQRRREMEHYLKLKSAGWLQDRSGQWVKDENVEFDSDEEEPSSLPSSPPSDSTPPPYHNP from the exons ATGAAAAATGGAAG ATACACCTGCCTTGTGTGTTCATACCGCCCTGTTTTTGATACAGTTGACATGCTGACAGTACACAGAAAGGGGAAAAGACATCTCGAAG GGATGAAGTGGTTTTATGGAAAGAAAACTCAACTGAAAAATGAGATATCTAAACGACAACATGAAAACTATATTCAAGCTGAAGATAGCCGCCAG GAGCCCTCTAGTTCTGCCCCCCTGTTGACACAGACACGTAAACTCACCCACCATGCCTTACTGAAGACTGTGCCATACAACAGTTGTCACAAAAAGACAAG TACAAAGTCTGAAAAAGGGTCAACTAGTTCCACTCCAGACTGTGACATCAGCCCCTCCAGCACAAGACTATCATCACCACATCAAACATCAGTGGAGACGATAAGAGATACAGACATCATGTCATTACCCAGTTCCAACAGTAATATAGCAG TCAATCAGGGATCGTGTCCAATCGGGAGAAATAAGGAAGTGTGTAAGGAGTCTCATCCAACAGCAACCCAGGAGTCGGAACCTATGACAGCTCAAAGGAGGCGAGAGATGGAGCATTACCTCAAATTGAAAAG TGCGGGATGGCTGCAGGACAGGAGTGGCCAGTGGGTAAAGGATGAGAATGTGGAGTTTGATTCAGATGAAGAGGAACCCTCATCACTCCCATCCTCTCCCCCCAGTGACTCAACACCACCACCTTACCACAATCCCTAG